A stretch of DNA from Odocoileus virginianus isolate 20LAN1187 ecotype Illinois chromosome 7, Ovbor_1.2, whole genome shotgun sequence:
AAATCCACAGAGTAGGGGCGAGATGCTGTCACAGAACGGCAGACGGATGTGGAATGTAAACGGCTCTTTCCTCCACTCTGCCCCTCTCCTACCCCGCCCCTCCAAGTTCCATGGTTGGAAATCATCCTAACATTTTTTTTAGCCAGGATGTACTAAAATTAGATGGGAACAAAGGACTGACATTTTCATATTAGAGGAGGGGTTAGGAGAAAAATGTGAACGTGCAGCACCCACTCTCTCCTACATTTAGCCTCTTTGTCCTGACTATTCCCCCGACTCTGAAGCAGCAAAGAATGAAAGAGGAGGGGAGCCACCAGCCACCCCAACAGCGCTTCCATTCTGCTACAATCACATCATGATACACTGCTTCATCTCTGTTAACGAAGAGTGATAAATACACTTCCTGGCCCTCTTATTCAACCAGAGTATTTCATATTTCTAAGCTCCTCAGATAATATCCAGAGTATGCTAATTGCTGGCTCATGTGAAAATTTTTAGGTATTTGGGAAAACAAATATATTGTCAGATTCACTTTTCTTAAAAAGCTTCTGGATAGCATGCAAAATGAAGCTCACTCAATAACATACCATTTCCTGATGcagtaaaatacatattttaaatataaatatatttaagtatatttaaaaatgtaaatataagaaTTTATCACTTCTTTGGGAAGGatcacttaaaaatgaaaaaagtaaacaaaaaaatgaaaaaagtaagttCATTCGTTTTTCTATATCATACTCCAATAAACTAGGCAAGTAACTGGCAAATACTTTAAGGCACAATTGATCTCTTGGTCGAGTCTTTCTTACAATGGTATCAGCATGACAAAAGTACATTCTGCCTGCCTCTACGCCCCAGTTTTTGAAGTTCTACTCCATAAAAGCAGGACAGAGATACATTCAAGTCTTGAGAATTATTCCTGTCTTTTTAATTTGGTTTCCCTGGGCCTAAACCACAGGTCCATACAGTGACAGCTTAAAATGCAGTTAGAGAAGTAGTCCTTTTAATGATTAGTCTAATGCACTGTgttgtaaagatttttaaaactcagtaaGTACCGACTcaagctctctttttttttctggttactgGAGCCCATCTTGACATCTAAGCTGGAAATGAATGATCTTTCAACAACACTCCAGGGATTTTGCTAAGGTCATATTCAATCATTCATTAGGCTTCTTACCCCTCGCTTTTCAGAGTTCCATTGTAGAGCTCGTTTTATTCAGCATTTATGTAGCCTGTGGGCTTGGGTATTTGTCtgcttaatgttgagtttcattTCTATGCCCCTAACATAGGAATCTATCAATTGACCAAAGAATTTCAAactattcttttacttttctaacaAATTGCATGGTATGTATGAAGAATAAATTAGcattaattttcttctattaactGTTAATAAAACATGCTCATGTGCTCCCCCCTTCTTTAAGGACATCTCTGTTTTCTGCCTAGCCAAGAGAAATGACAgggttttccaatttttttcccaACGATTCAATTGTCCTTCAACCTACCAAGCTCCTCACCTCCCACAATCAGACTCCAGGTCACAGGCAGCCTCCTTCCTGTGAAGTGGACTAGACAAGACTGCTTTCAGACCCCAGCAACACCCCCTCGGcacccctcctcctccacacacacacacaattagctAAAGAGGTTACTACAGTGGAACACAAGACACTTGGTCTCTTGCTCTCAGTGCAGAAGGCTGTCTCTGGAGCACATACCTTCTATCTAGCTCACAGGGCTAACAACAGGGACTCAAACCCAAGTGTCCCCACAGGGGTAGAATGCTGATCCAGAGAGCAGCTAATTTTCACATTCATATACTTTTTCATTGTAGGcttccagacacacacacacaaataaataaataaaattatttaagagaACATAAATCAAAGTCTATTCACATTGGCTGGgatactctatttctttgcatatcagtttaagaaaaattatctcAAAGCCACATAAAACCTAATTACTCATTTGGGTTCTTTAAAATTAAGGTTCCTATTTATACTCTGGATGAATGTGAATGAAAGTCAACATATAGGTAATGTGTTACAGtatcaagaaaatttaaaaataaatgaattgaaatacactatttatataaagaataaaaaagtctTTCATGTATGTttacctccctccttcccccaaaataaacagaaaatcgcACACatgtcacagatgaagaaaaggcAAACACACTGCcactataaaggaaaaaaatcattcaagGACAGtttgtacttattttaaaatggctttaGTCTAGCTGCCAAGAGTAGTGTCAGGTTTGATTCTCAGATACATAAACGCTATAGGCCCAAAAAGCAACTCTAACGTGTGCACCTGGCTTAAAACAAAACGTGCTGAAAACTTTCCCTTTGTTAATTGGTGTAGCTCACCCACTCAGGCCTCCAATCCCTTTGGACTTGCACGCGCTTCCTACACACAGAAGTGGACTGTTACGCAGCAATAACATCATCATGAAAAGCAACAATTCTGTGCAGGCTCCAGAGAGCAATCTCGTTTGCATTTCAAACAAGTTTTCTCAAAATACGGGTGTcttttgatgaaataaaattacaattcCAACTTCTTGTCCAAATAAAACAGCATTCACTACATAAGCTACTGCTCCCTTTTAGAACTGCATGATTTCCTTTGCAATTACCCACATATCTGTATGACATATCAAAACTAAGTTTGATAATAACGTGTTTATGACTTGTTTCAATAACTTGGGGACATTTACTGGCCTGGTTTTGAAAGTGTGGTAttatctgaaaatattaataatttattgttAGCATCTTTGGACCTTCCATTTGTCCTGATTTCAATCTCTGAGAGGCTGGCTTCCAGCAGGATTAAACTTCTAAGAAGAGATGACAACTCCCCTTTCCTAACCTTATGAACAGTTCCATGATTCTCCTGCCAAAAATCCTACATCTCTGCAAACAGAACACACATACCCCCACAATAGTGACTCAAGGAGCTTTTCAACAAAGGCGCTCTCCAACTATCAGTGAATCAAACTCAATGTCTTAGTCTGGTTTTCACAGAAAGCCTGTTTTGCTCCACTGATGCTTCACAATAGCATAAACTTAACAACTCAGAATTCTAAAAGAGTACCTACATATTAATAGTAATGTGGAAGACAACAAAGACAAGATCACCTCAGTAAATTATATAACACTATTTTTATGGTTTAAGATCCCGAGTCTAGTTTATAACATCAACACAATTAATTTTACATGTTTaaatcacatatattttaatttttctaattaaaatttttaaattttaaattttcattttcacacatattcttaaaattaaattttaatttttaataataaaattttattttatttctcactttttcatgttaaaaattaaagcttttcCAAAAGGGTTATTTGTGTTGAAAGTTTATGGAAATGTCTTCAGTTATCCGGTGCAAGGCAGATAGTTATCTTAATGATTGATTAATGTTGATCTAAACCAAACTACTCTTCTCTTCCCCTTGTCTCCCTCCggacaaaaatgaaaagagaaagggcGTAATGCTAGACTTGCTCAGTACTGGAAAAGCATTTGCTAAACaaaaattctgtttgttttataaCCCAACAGGACCCAAAAGCTGCAAATCATAAAAACtactatcactttttaaaaacctgtattATGATGCCAACATTAAAACATCAGCCCAAAGACAAAATGGCAGTGAGGattaataaaacttattttttcaaaaatgatcATAAATAAACTGTTTCTCTTGCTGATCAGTGCCTAACTAGAACATCTTTGTCCCCAGAGCCCtgaggatgtatatatatataaaacttacaCCACCTTTGACAAAAGAATGACACAATTCAGTTCTTGATTAGGCAAGTCTTGTAAGACAagcagggagacagtgaaaataaatgacGGATGACTCACTATTCTCACAGTCCACCAACCAACAGTCACTAACAAGGAGCTGCAGACCCCTAAAAATAactgcccagctcctctgacaGAATTTTCGGTGCCCAGGCCTAGTCCCCCCAGTGAACCGTAAATGCCATTATGGCAGGGCTTCAACCTGGGAAGTAAACGACGAGAGACAAGATTTCAGAGGCGGACCCAGAGAGGAGCCCTGGCTCCATCCTGCACTAGCTGTCTGATGTGTGCAAACAGGAATAAGTGATATACGCCTGGAGAAGATACTGAGGGAATTCAATGACTCAGTAAGATAATACAACTAAACACAGTGCCAGCATATAACAGTGTCTCTTAGATGTCTTTCCTTATACTGTTTGTCCACCACAGTGTACAGAAAACcatcagccaaaaaaaaagttcagtaaatatttcttgatcaACTGATACATTTATCTGATTTTAATTACACACATAAGGGCTGAGACATTTTCTgatattaaatctttttttttaatcaccattCAACCCAAAATATCATACTTATTATGTTTTATAATAgtctaataaaaaattaagaaaatcatttGGCTTATTATTCTGACCCTGGAATAGCTTGATCAAATCTTCATAAATAGCTATATTCAGTTCATCTTTACCGAGGCACAAAAATCAAGGATGCAAGCTTTCTGTAAATTCATTTACTGCTTTAAAGTTTTAACTGTTCAGCAGTTacaggaattatttttttaatctgaaagagaaatatttacatctcaaatacaaaagaaaaatttaaaattattcttggtTGATCTCTAAAACCCAACCACTTACATgctcatgattttatttttaaccaaccCATTATTTCTACTCGAAATGTGCCTCCTGTGTACTTACTAAACATTTACCTGCACTTGCATTTTCTGTGTCAGGTTTACTTTGATGCAGAGCTTCTTAAAAAGACACTAACTGAATCTGTCCGGTGAAAAGTCTCATGTTTTTTGGAAAACCAACGCTGCTACACTGTTTCCAGATCGGCCTCCAAAGCTGAACTTGGGTGTGGGCAGCTCTTCAAAAAGTTCAAATCCTGCCAAAGTTAAAACACTTTCATTAGGGACTGACTCCCACAGTGAAGGGATGTTTGTATTAACAAAGTACGTTTGAACCTTTCATAAAGCTACATGATTCCAAACTGAATTGTGACTAAACTTCACTTTATGATTTTCAATTCTACTCTATGTGTATACGTATATACACTCCAAAACACTGACATCAACAAGCAACAGACAAAATTAAACTGGAGAAAAGCAGCTTTCCATCCATCCCTCATTTCCTCCACTTCCTTTTCATCATCCCTTCAACTACGCATAGCGCTTCCTCGATGGCTCAGCAGGtcaagaacctgcttgcaatacaggagacacaggagacgcgcgTTCAACCCCTGGACTGGggagatgccctgaaggaggaaatagaagcCCGCTCCAGGGTTCTTGGCTGGGAAGtcccacagagaagcctggtgggtacagcccatggggtcacaaagctttTAACAGGACCGAGTGACGAAGCATTCACGCACCGCATCCATTAAGCGCACAAACCCTGCCCCTCCACCAGCCTCCTTTACCATCCAGCTGTAGGCAGCTTATCATGCGCTGAGGTCTTACCATGCATCAGGTACTGTTTTGAGTGCTTTCTACATATAATTCAGTTAATCCATGTCAGATATATAAAAGCACTTTAatatagaaaagttaaataatgaggaaataaaaatgacaaagttCTGAAGATGGATGGGGGTGACAGCGATGCACAACAATGACCATGTACTTAAGGCCATAGAACTGTAAACTTAAAGATGGTTAAATGGTAAATTCtatgtcatatatattttacaacagTAAAAAAAACGGTTCGGAACCCAAGATCCAGACCCAAACTGAACTCAACTTGGGAAGACAAGGAAGTAGTGACTGCCAAAGTAGTGCAgggtcattctttttttccctcacttaACGTGGATTCAAACATCCTGGTTCAAGTCCCACCTCCACCACTTACTAGATGGCAGGTTATTAGGTTAAGGTCAATTTACCTCACCCAGAATCCTCAATTTCTACACAAGGAGGTTATAGGTATCACTGCCTTACCTAACTCCCAGTGATTTTGTGAAGATCAAAATAAGATAATGTGGTGTTCTcctaaactataaaacaaaacagaaatttaatgtgttattattctgtttttaaaaactaagacaaATAAGGGTAGGTGGCAGTTTACCATAGTTTCCTCTCACGATGAGACTAGCAGTTtgggagaactttttttttcttttggggaagGAGATGCCTATATTTTCTAAGTTTCCATGCCTGAGCTAAAGCTCATATAACTcttgtaaacagaaaaaaatgtttaaaaggatATATACTATTGTATTAATTggttttttatacttttcttcatAGTTCATATTCTTAACCAAAAGTCACCAAATCTTAATAACTAGATATTAAAATGCTAATTAATAactaactattaaaaaaaaaaaactaaccataAGAAAACTTTCCCAAAGAAGGTCAGgccttttaaataatatattttaatgctaAAAAATGGAGCCACTGTGGTGGGTACATGTGGACACGACCCTATCTGTTTTCTGACATTTTGTGTTTCAAATacttcataaaaaaaattttcaaaagaaaatggagCTCTCTGTGTAAATTTTCTAAAACTAATCTTTTAACTCCCTGGACTAACACTACAGAATTTAAGCTGTTATATTTCAGTAGATAATACATCAAAGTGTTAAAAGTGGCTGAATACCAGAGAAAATGAATTGTAATTGTTTTAATCTATATACTTATGTGTTGGggttactgatattttcaaatgtttttcataATAAATCTGGGTTACTTTTGTTGTAAGATAGGTTTCCGAGTTTTAATTCCCTAGTTGTAAGAAAGTCAAGTTCCTTGGACATCAAATTAGAATATCCTAGTGTCTGGCAAATGATTAAGCAATCTTAACCAAAACAAATACCACcaccaaatatttatataatagggctataaaggaaaaattcattttaacaGATTTACGAACATTTACATTTCAAATTAGGAAAGAAgcaaagaacctgaaaaaattAGTGAAACAAGCTTTATTCTGTGCGAAAGGACCACAGAAGCCAATCTTAAACCCCAGTGAGAAGCCCCTCGGCAGCGATGCATGGCAGTGTTCTGTGTCTAACTCCAAAAACCATTttctaagagaagaaaaatgttttcagtatatataattatttctttaacatttcctgTGGCAGCATTTCGCTTATTTAAATTCTGCATTAAGTTCTGAAACTGAACATAAGCTAAAGAATTTACTTAGTGGTTCTCAGAGACAGATTTTTAAGCACTCTTTACCAGGCTAAAGTCTGTTCCTCATTATCAAAGACAGACAAATATGTTTTTGTCTGGTGGTTTCAAGGGTAAAAGAGAACACCTGTATTTAAAAACCAGGAAAGTAACTTGCCCTACACAGTGTAGTGCTGAGCATTTATTAAAACTGTCAAGCTTCAGGAAAAAAGACTATTGGTACAGGGCCTCAACAGTTCTAAAGGAAACAAATCTAACAtagaagataataaaattaatgacatgaaataaaagacaataaaTCACATCATTCTTGTTTTCCAGAGGCAGCAGTAATGAAGCCTCAAGCTCACATTTCAAGCCTCAAACACTTCAAGTTTTACATTATATAACCTGCCAAAGCCATCGAACGCACACAGAGGACATGTGTTAAGTGTTCTCCCTCCTGCTGCCTATTCCCTCActaccaaaaagaaaacaaactctgaGACGAAGCACATGCAGTACAGTTATAAATCCATTTCCCTCTAGCTTGTGACAACTGCAGTTCAAAATTTAACCACAAGGTTACTACCATGTCACTTATTCATACTCCATCCTGAAAATTCGTcccattccttaaaaaaaaacccttaataCTAACCTGAAATGGAGTGTaaggaaaaaacaagcaaacatctAGCTATAAAGTCTCAAGGTACTTTCCAGAAAGGCCTGTGTACTGCATGAGTAAGTGACAGGTGAAATAATCCTTCAACCATGCAAGGAACAGTCTGCCAAAGCTCAAAGTATTTGCGTATGGATTAAAGATTCTCACAAGATTCCCATTTAGTAGACAGAGTACTAATTATACTTTGCTAATCGAGGGGTGGGGGGAAAAGTTCCTATCTTGGCACCAAAATCTTGCAAAAAAGTAGAGATTTCCTCAAGAATTAATATGCAGTAATTCTTCTAAATGCCTATGTTTTGCTTCTAtgcaatgtcaaaaaaaaaaatatacactgaaaacaagaagaaaaatcctATACACGTAAATGACCACTAGCATCCACAGAATTGAAACTCTCACCatataagactttaaaaaacactAATACCACCtgcattattactattatcactAATTACTGGTATATCAGTGCACTGAATTCAGAAGCACAATATATGtgctttctttgttttgattCTCTAAATAAGAGATTATACAGcttaaataaagaatttttacagACTCATAAATTTTAGTACTTAACTGCCAGAATTTCTTGGAAAATTTTACAAAGGACTCTGGATCTCAACCAATATTATTTCCTTGTTCTTTGAATATACAGTTAAAAGTACTGCCATGGTtattaacaaagaagaaaagcaggcAACTCCcacaaacagaaaagtaaaacaatgtAACACCAGGAAAAAAACCTATTTGAGTGCATTCAACATGAGGTTAGAACACATTTAAACAATATACAGCCATTTACCTTCACTGAATTCATCTAGCAACTCTTCCTTGGTCCAATTACATGAGGTTATTAGAAAAAagcctttcactttcaatactCTGGAGAGAGATTTCACATACTGTTTCCTCTTCTCAACTGCATTGTCAGGATTAAGGCTTATGGCATCAAAAGTCCCTTTGTCAATACAAATATGAAATCCAAACAACTTTGTGGAAGGGTTCAAAAAGTCTTCTACCTATATTAAAAATCAACGTCTATGTGAAACAATCCACACACAATCTTTACTGAATTTAAGTAACAATCTATAAAAAGTGATAGATAAAAGGAGCAATTAATTACAATggcattttacatataataaacatattttcaacTTCACAGCTAACTTTTATGTGCTTCATTCCAATATCATTAAAGCTAAGATTAGTAAGCAAGACTGACAGTGTTTCCTGGACATTCCAAATCTCTACAAATTTGGAAACAAATCAAAGCCAGGTGTACT
This window harbors:
- the EEF1AKMT2 gene encoding EEF1A lysine methyltransferase 2 isoform X2, with the translated sequence MLQCLILELEMVFSWLNLLAKFGFSDVTGIDYSPSAIQLSGSIIEKEGLSNIKLKVEDFLNPSTKLFGFHICIDKGTFDAISLNPDNAVEKRKQYVKSLSRVLKVKGFFLITSCNWTKEELLDEFSEGFELFEELPTPKFSFGGRSGNSVAALVFQKT